The following are encoded in a window of Hippoglossus stenolepis isolate QCI-W04-F060 chromosome 10, HSTE1.2, whole genome shotgun sequence genomic DNA:
- the LOC118116365 gene encoding otolith matrix protein 1: protein MEGLQRRLPVAFLLILPLLCVSAVSNPKTTVSWCVLSDAEEQKCLDLAGNATARNIRGTLQCVRGLNTRDCIDRIKNGTADAASMFADDIYAAGLCHGLDLAAGESHNGVNGISYYVVAMARRSSSDLSLLEMHERSSCHPGMRTTVGWTVPIGYLVNTSQISVGEQCNFPRVVGNFFGYSCVPGAKDPHHDPRGNNPRNLCEACIGDEYDRHICASSHRERHYGESGALRCVAENLGDVAFVKHTTVFDNLDGKNQESWALDLELEDLKLLCPDGTEAGLDEHEHCHLAAVPTNAVVVRVEDKCRVWKFLERLQNAFGHAKEGFRLFSSAGYGESDLLFSDATHHLQRVLGSYSSWLGPTYTTMLQAFECEGFC from the exons ATGGAGGGTCTACAGAGACGTCTGCCTGTAGCTTTCCTCCTTATTCTGCCTCTACTGTGTGTCAGCGCTGTCTCCAATCCAAAAACTACAG TTTCCTGGTGTGTATTGTCTGATGCTGAGGAGCAGAAGTGTCTGGATTTGGCCGGGAACGCCACAGCTCGGAATATTAGAGGAACGTTGCAATGCGTCCGTGGCCTGAACACCAGAGATTGTATCGACAGAATCAAG aATGGGACAGCGGACGCAgcctccatgtttgcagatgaCATTTATGCTGCTGGCCTCTGTCACGGACTGGATCTGGCTGCAGGAGAGTCCCACAACGGAGTTA ACGGTATTAGTTACTACGTGGTGGCGATGGCTCGTCGCTCCTCATCAGACCTGTCCCTGCTGGAGATGCACGAACGCAGCTCCTGTCACCCCGGCATGCGAACCACAGTGGGATGGACCGTCCCTATTGGCTACCTGGTCAACACCTCCCAGATCAGCGTAGGGGAGCAGTGCAACTTCCCCAGAG TGGTCGGAAACTTCTTTGGTTACAGCTGCGTGCCGGGTGCCAAAGACCCCCATCATGACCCCAGAGGCAACAACCCGAGGAACCTGTGCGAGGCCTGCATAGGAGACGAGTACGACAGACACATCTGCGccagcagccacagagagagacactacGGAGAGTCGGGGGCATTGAG atgcGTGGCTGAAAATCTGGGGGATGTGGCCTTTGTCAAGCACACAACAGTCTTTGACAATTTGGACG GTAAGAACCAGGAGTCCTGGGCTCTGGACCTGGAGCTGGAggacctgaagctgctgtgcCCAGATGGGACCGAGGCAGGCCTGGATGAGCATGAACACTGCCACCTGGCAGCCGTCCCCACTAACGCTGTGGTGGTGCGGGTGGAGGACAAGTGCCGTGTCTGGAAGTTCCTGGAACGCTTACAG AACGCATTTGGCCACGCCAAGGAGGGCTTCCGCCTGTTCAGCTCAGCGGGCTATGGCGAATCTGATCTGCTCTTCAGTGATGCCACCCACCACCTGCAGAGGGTTCTGGGTAGCTACTCCTCCTGGCTGGGCCCCACTTACACCACCATGCTGCAAGCCTTCGAGTGTGAGG GCTTCTGCTGA